The genomic window GGAACGGGCCCGCGGCGGCACCGCCGTCGTCACCCTCGAACCGTGCAACCACTGGGGGCGCACCGGCCCGTGCGCACAGGCATTGATCGACGCGGGTGTCGCGGCCGTGCACTACGCGGTCGACGACCCCAATCCGGCCGCGTCCGGTGGTGCCGATCGTCTGCGTGACGCCGGCATCACCGTCACCGGCGGCACCCTCGCCGCCGACGTCGCCCACGGTCCGCTGCGTGCGTGGCTGCACCGGCAGCGCACCGGCCGTCCCCATGTCACCTGGAAGTTCGCGGCGAGCCTCGACGGGCGGACCGCTGCCGCCGACGGCACCAGCCAGTGGATCACCGGACCCGAGTCGCGGGCCCGGGTGCACGCCGACCGGGCCCGGCTCGACGCGATCGTCGTCGGTACCGGCACCGTGCTCGCCGACGATCCGTGGCTGACCGCCCGACTGCCCGACGGCAGCCTCGCACCGCACCAGCCGCTGCGGGTCGTGGTCGGCACGCGGGACGTCCCGTCCACCGCGAAGGTCCTCGACGCTGCCGCCCCCACTCTGCTACTGCGCACCCACGACGTCTCGGAGGTCCTCGCCGCCCTGGCCGACCGCGACGACGTCCTGATCGAGGGCGGCCCGACGTTGGCGGGCGCGTTCCTGGCGGCCGGGTGCATCGACCGGGTCCAGGCGTATGTGGCGCCGGTCGTGCTCGGTGCGGGGTCCCACGCAGTGGAAGGTGCCGGAGTGGGCACGATTACCGAGGCGTTACGGTTTCGGCGAGAGAGCGTCGACACCGTCGGTGACGACGTGCTGTTGACGCTGGTCCCGAAGGATCCGACAAGGAGTGAGTGACGACATGTTCACCGGAATCGTCGAGGAACTCGGCGAGATCGTCGCCAAGGAAGATTTGGCCGACGCCGCCCGTTTCACCGTGCGTGGGCCCGTCGTCACCTCCGACGCCGGCCACGGCGATTCGATCGCGGTCAACGGGGTGTGCCTGACGGTCGTCGACGTGATCGACGGGAACGCGTTCACCGCCGATGTGATGCGCGAGACCCTGGTGCGGTCGAGTCTCGGTGCCCTCGAGGTGGGGAGCCGGGTCAACCTCGAGCGGGCGGCGGCGGTGAACAGCCGCCTGGGCGGGCACATCGTGCAGGGCCATGTGGACGACACCGGCACGGTCCTCCAGCGGTCTCCCTCGGAGCACTGGACGGTGGTGCGGATCTCGCTGCCGTCCACCGTCTCCCGGTATGTCGTCGAGAAGGGGTCGATCACTGTCGACGGGGTGTCGTTGACGGTGTCGGCGCTCGGCGGCGAGCCGGGTGACGAGTACTTCGAGATCTCGCTGATCCCCACGACGCTCGCCCTCACCACTCTCGGGTCGGCGGAGCCTGGTACCCCCGTCAACCTCGAGGTCGACGTGATCGCCAAGTACGTCGAACGTCTGCACACCGCCGCTCACCAGCCGGGATAACGACCGGATCTCGACAGGTCGTACTGTTGAGGTGCATCCGAGTCGATGCGCCGGGACATACTCGAGCACACCAGTTCAAGAAGTTGGAGCCCCAGAACGTGACCAGGTTCGACAGCATCGAGCGCGCCGTCGCCGATATCGCTGCAGGTAAAGCGGTTGTGGTCGTCGACGACGAGGATCGTGAGAACGAGGGCGACCTCATCTTCGCGGCCGAGAAGGCGACCCCCGAACTCGTGGCGTTCATGGTGCGCTACACGTCCGGCTACCTGTGTGTTCCGCTCGACGGCGACGACTGCGATCGGCTCGGGCTGCCCCCGATGTACGCCACCAACCAGGACAAGCACGGTACCGCCTACACGGTCACCGTCGACGCCAAGGAGGGCATCGGTACCGGCATCTCGGCATCGGACCGGGCCGCGACGATGCGCCTGCTGGCCGACCCGGAGAGCGGCGCCAACGACTTCACCCGTCCCGGGCACGTCGTCCCGCTGCGCGCCAAGGAGGGCGGCGTGCTGCGTCGTCCCGGCCACACCGAGGCCGCGGTCGACCTCGCCCGGATGGCGGGCCTGCGTCCGGCCGGCGTGATCTGCGAGATCGTCAGCCAGAAGGACGAGGGCCACATGGCCCAGACCGAGGAACTGCGGGTCTTCGCCGACGACCACGACCTCGCCCTGATCTCCATCGCCGACCTCATCGCGTGGCGACGCAAGCACGAGAAGCATGTCGAACGGGTCGCTGCGGCCCGCATCCCCACGCGGCACGGCGATTTCACTGCCGTCGGCTACCGCAGCATCTACGACGACGTCGAGCACGTCGCCCTCGTCAAGGGTGACCTGTCCACCGACGACGGCAACGACGTGCTGGTGCGGGTGCACTCGGAGTGCCTCACCGGTGACGTGTTCGGGTCGCTGCGCTGCGACTGCGGCCCGCAGCTCGATGCCGCGCTCGAGATGATCGCGCAGGAGGGCCGCGGTGTGGTCCTGTACATGCGTGGGCACGAGGGCCGCGGTATCGGCCTGATCCACAAGCTGCAGGCCTACCAGCTGCAGGACGCCGGCTCGGACACCGTCGACGCGAACCTGCAGCTCGGGCTGCCGGCCGATGCCCGCGACTACGGCATCGGCGCGCAGATCCTCGTCGATCTCGGGATCAAGTCGATGCGGCTGCTGACCAACAATCCGGCCAAGCGGGTCGGTCTCGACGGTTACGGACTGCAGATCACCGATCGGGTGGCGATGCCGTTGCGCGCCAACTCCGAGAACCTCACCTACCTGCGGACCAAGCGGGACCGCATGGGCCACGACCTGGTGGGCCTGGACGAGTTCGAGGCCGGTGACGCGCTGTGAGCGGTGAGGGACGCCCCGACCTGCAGTTGGGGATGGCGAAGAGCCTGAAGCTGGCGATCGTGGCCGGCCAGTGGCATCCGGAGATCAGCGAGGCGCTGATCGCGGGTGCCAAACGGGTCGCGAAGCAGGCCCAGATCGAGGAGCCGACGCTGATCCGGGTCGCCGGTGCCATCGAGCTGCCCGTCGTCGTGCAGGAGCTCGCGAAGTCGCACGACGCGGTCGTCGCGCTCGGCGTCGTGATCCGCGGCGGCACACCGCACTTCGAGTACGTGTGCGACGCGGTCACCGCGGGCCTGACGCGGGTGTCGCTCGACGAGTCGACGCCGGTCGGCAACGGTGTCCTCACGTGCGACACCGAGCAGCAGGCGCTCGACCGGTCCGGGCTGCCCGGATCCGTCGAGGACAAGGGCGGGGAGGCGTGCGCGGCGGCGATCGACACCGCCGTCACCCTCGCACAGTTGCGTCGGAAGCGGGCGGAGTGACCACCACGATGACCGAACGGCAGGGCGACTGGGACTTCGAGGTCCGGTCGAAGAAGTCGGCCCGGTACGCGATGATCGTCGCCGCGGTCCTGGTCGTCGTCCACGTGACGCTCGCGGCGTTGATGCGGGTGTCGGCGACGGGCGTCTACTTCCGGCTGGTCGACCAGTTCGCGCTCGCGGGTCTCGGTGTGCTGTTCGGGTGCGGTGTGCTGATGCTCACCCGTCCGCGGCTGCGGGTCGGGCCGCGTGGTATCGGTGTCCGCAACGTGCTCGGTGAACGGATCATCGACTGGGATCTGGCCCAGGGGCTGTCGTTCCCGGAGGGCTCGTCGTGGGCGCGTATCGAACTGCCCGACGACGAGTACGTGCCGGTGATGGCGATCCAGGCCAACGACGGCGATCATGCGGTGGCCGCGGTGCGCCGGTTCCGTGAGCTCGAGGCGAAGTACGCGCGGACGGCCTGAGCGGACGGTGAACTGCGTCGACGCGAGCCTTGTCGACACGAGACCTGTCGGCGGCGCCGACTAGCCTGGACACGTGCCTGATCCCTCGACGTATCGCCCCGCCCCCGGAACCGTCCCGGTGGCGCCGGGTGTCTACAAGTTCCGGGACCCGCACGGGCGGGTGATCTACGTCGGGAAGGCGAAGAGCCTGCGGTCCCGGCTGAACTCGTATTTCGCGGACGTCGCGTCGCTGCATCCGCGGACCCGGCAGATGGTCACCACGGCGGCGAGTGTCGAGTGGACGGTCGTCGGTACCGAGGTCGAGGCGCTGCAGCTCGAGTACAACTGGATCAAGGAGTTCGACCCCCGGTTCAACGTTCGTTACCGCGACGACAAGACGTATCCGGTTCTCGCGGTCACGATGAACGAGGAGTTCCCGCGGCTGTTCGTCTATCGCGGTCCTCGCCGCAAGGGGGTCCGCTATTTCGGCCCCTACTCGCACGCGTGGGCGATCCGGGAGACCCTGGACCTGCTGCTGCGGGTGTTCCCGGCGCGGACCTGCTCGGCGGGCGTGTTCAAACGGCACCACCAGATCGGACGCCCCTGCCTGCTCGGCTACATCGACAAGTGCAGTGCACCGTGCGTCGGCCGGGTCACCGCCGAGGAACACCGTGACATCGTGGACGACTTCTGCGATTTTCTGGCCGGCCGCACCGACCGGCTCGTGAAACAGCTCGAGACCCGCATGCAGGACGCCGCCGAGGAACTCGATTTCGAGACCGCGGCCCGGTTGCGCGACGACGTGGGTGCACTGAAGAAGGCGCTCGAGAAGCAGGCCGTCGTCCTCGGGGACGGCACCGATGCCGACCTGGTGGCGTTCGCGTCCGACGACCTCGAGGCGGCCGTGCAGGTGTTCCACGTGCGCGGCGGCAGGGTCCGCGGGCAGCGCGGCTGGGTGGTGGAGAAGTCCGACGACAGTGGGGCCGCCGATCTCGTGGAGCAGTTCCTCACCCAGTTCTACGGGGAGCAGGCGGCGCTCGCCGACCAGCCGGGGCTCCCCGACGACCGCACCGTCGCGGTACCGCGCGAGGTGCTGGTGCCGGTGCTGCCGGCCGGCGCCGACGAGATCCAGACGTGGCTGTCGGAGCTGCGCGGGTCGGCGGTGCAGCTGCGGGTTCCGCAACGCGGAGACAAGAAGGCGCTCGCCGAGACCGTCGAACGGAACGCGAAAGAGGCTCTGGCGCAGCACAAGTTGAAGCGGGCCGGGGACTTCACGTCACGGTCGGCGGCCCTGCAGGGCATTCAGGACGCTCTCGACCTCGACACCGCGCCGCTGCGCATCGAGTGTGTCGACATCAGCCACGTGCAGGGCACCGACGTGGTGGCGTCGCTCGTCGTGTTCGAGGACGGTCTGCCCCGCAAGTCCGACTACCGGCACTACGCGATCCGGGAGGCCGCCGGCGACGGCCGCTCCGACGACGTGGCGTCGATCGCGGAGGTCACCCGGCGCCGGTTCCTCCGGCACAACCGCGACCTCGCGGCGGGTGTGGGTGGGGTCGTCGGCGACGGTGGGGATCTCGCACCGGAAGCGGCACTGGACCCGCAGACCGGGCGTCCCCGCCGCTTCGCGTACCCGCCGAACCTGTTCGTCGTCGACGGTGGTGCCCCGCAGGTCGCGGCGGCCGCCGCGGTCCTCGACGAACTCGGCGTCACCGACGTCGCGGTGGTCGGCCTCGCCAAGCGACTCGAGGAGGTGTGGGTGCCCGGCGAGGAGGATCCGGTGATCCTGCCGCGTACCAGCGAGTCGCTGTACCTGCTGCAGCGGGTGCGTGACGAGGCGCACCGGTTCGCGATCACGTTCCACCGCAGCAAACGGTCCAAGCGGATGACGGCGTCGGCGCTGGACTCGGTTCGGGGGCTGGGGGAGATGCGGCGCACCGCGCTGGTCCAGCACTTCGGGTCGGTGGCCCGGTTGCGGGAGGCGACCGTCGACGAGATCACCGCCGTCCCCGGGATCGGGGCCACCACCGCCCGTGCCGTCCTGGCCGCCCTCTCCGGTGACACGGGCGACACGGAGCACACCCCCGACGCGGCGGCCGGATCCGATGTCGCTGCAGCGGGCGTGTCCGTGAGGGATGATGTGACGGGCATCGACCGATCGGAACGAACAGGACACGACACCGCGTGAACGACCACGAGAAACGGGACGCCTCCCCGGTCGGGGACACCATGGAGGTCGCGCTCGTCACCGGACTGTCCGGTGCCGGGCTGACCACGGCCGCGAACGTCCTCGAGGACCTCGGCTGGTATGTCGTCGACAACCTGCCGCCGGAACTGATCACCCGCATGGTGGATCTGGGTCTCGAATCCGATCCGCCGATCCGCCGGCTGGCCGTCGTCATCGATGTCCGCAGCCGCCCGTTCTCGGGGGATCTGGGGAACGTGATCGCCGACCTCGAAGAGATGCCCGTGCAGATGCGGGTGCTCTATCTCGAAGCCAACGACTCGGTGCTGATCCGCCGCTTCGAGCACGTGCGACGCAGCCATCCGCTGCAGTCCGACGGCAAGGACGGCACCCTGTCCGAGGGGATCGCCGCGGAACGGGCGAAGCTGGCGCACGCGAAGGCGGTCGCCGATCTGGTCGTGGACACCTCGCAGCTCGCGGTGCGGGAGTTGCGGGAGAAGATCGAGACCGCGTTCGGCGGTGAGGGTCGCGGCGAGATCCAGGTGACGGTGCAGTCGTTCGGGTTCAAACACGGCCTGCCGATGGACGCGGACCTGGTGTGCGACGTCCGATTCCTGCCCAATCCGCACTGGATTCCGGAGCTGCGCCCCCACACCGGGCTCGAGGACGCGGTCCGTGACTACGTGCTGTCCCGTGAGGGGGCCGACGAATACCTCGACACGTATCTGCACCTGCTGGCGTTGACGACGGCAGGCTACCGTCGGGAGGGGAAGCGTTACATGACGATCGCGGTCGGGTGCACCGGCGGTAAACACCGCAGTGTCGCCATGTCCGAGGAGCTGGCCGTCCGGCTGCGGGAGACGGACGGGCTCGCCGTCCGCGTCGTCCACCGCGACGTGGGACGCGAATGACGGGCGCGGTACCGCAGCGGATCGTCGCGTTCGGCGGCGGGCACGGACTGTATGCGACGTTGCGTGCCGTCCGCCGGCTCAGCCCCGACGTCACCGCGGTCGTGACGGTCGCCGACGACGGCGGCTCGTCCGGGCGGTTGCGCAACGAGCTCGGGATGATCCCGCCCGGTGACCTGCGGATGGCGCTGGCCGCCCTGGCAGGGGACGATGCGGACGTCCGGTCCTGGACGCAGACGGTGCAGCACCGGTTCGGGGGTTCCGGGGCGCTCGCCGGACATTCGGTCGGCAATCTGATCCTGGCCGGGCTCACCGAGGTCCTCGGCGACCCGGTCGCTGCACTCGACACGGTCGGTCGTCTCCTCGAGGTGGAGGGCCGGGTCCTGCCGATGTCGACGGTCGCGCTCGAGATCGAGGCGGACGTTGTCGGCCTGGAAACCGATCCCCGGGTCAGTCGCTGCATTCGCGGGCAGGTCGCGGTCGCGACGACCCCCGGCAAGGTGCGGCGGGTCCGGTTGTGTCCGTCGAACCCGCCGGCCTGCCCGGACGCGCTCGCCGCGGTCGATGCCGCGGATCTCGTCGTTCTCGGGCCGGGGTCGTGGTTCTCGAGTGTGATCCCGCACGTTCTGGTGCCGGATCTGCTCGCCGCGATCATGCGGTCGACGGCCCGCAAGGTGCTCGTCCTGAATCTGGCGCCGCAGCCGGGGGAGACCGCGGGATTCTCCGCGGAACGGCATCTGCACGTACTCTCCCAGCACGCGCCCGAATTCCGGGTCGACCACGTGATCGTCGATTCGGCGTCCGTTCCGGTCGGCCGTGAACGCGACCATCTGTGCCGGGCGGCCGGGCTGCTCGGCGCCGACGTCGTCTACGCGGACGTCGCCGAGCACGGAACACACACGCATCACGCGGGCAAACTTGCCGCCGTCCTGGACGGACTCGGTGCGCGGGACGAGCACGTGAACGACGACACCGCCGAACGGCGAGTCGGGGGAAGGGAGAGCGCCTCGTGGCGATGACAGCCGAGGTCAAGGACGAGCTGAGCCGGTTGACGGTGACGCAGGTCAGTTGCCGCAAGGCGGAGGTGTCGTCGCTGCTGCGGTTCGCCGGTGGCCTGCACATCGTCGCGGGCCGGGTCGTCGTCGAGGCCGAGGTGGACCTCGGGTCGATCGCCCGGCGTCTGCGCGGGGAAATCCTCGACCTGTACGGCTATCAGGCCGACATCCAGGTCCTCAGTCCCGGCGGGCTGCGCAAGGCCTCCCGCTACGTGGTCCGGGTCGCGAAGGACGGCGAGGCGCTGGCCCGTCGGACCGGCCTGCTCGACATGCGTGGGCGTCCCGTGCGTGGCCTGCCCGCGCAGGTCGTCGGCGGCAGCATCGGCGACGCGGAGGCGGCGTGGCGGGGTGCGTTCCTGGCACACGGGTCGCTCACCGAACCGGGCCGGTCGTCGGCGCTCGAGATCAGCTGCCCCGGACCGGAGGCCGCGCTCGCGCTGGTCGGGGCGGCCCGCCGGCTCGGCATCACCACGAAGGCCCGCGAGGTGCGCGGTACCGATCGGGTCGTGGTGCGCGACGGCGAGACGATCGGTGCGTTGCTCACCCGGATGGGTGCACAGGACACGCGGCTGACGTGGGAGGAGCGCCGGATGCGGCGCGAGGTACGCGCCACGGCGAACCGGCTCGCCAACTTCGACGACGCCAACCTGCGCCGGTCCGCGCGGGCCGCGGTGGCCGCGGCCGCCCGCGTCGAACGGGCCCTCGAGATTCTCGGCGAGGACGTCCCGGATCATCTCGCGGCGGCCGGGGCGCTGCGTGTCAAGCACCGGCAGGCGTCGCTCGAGGAGCTCGGGCAGCTCGCCGACCCGCCGATGACGAAGGACGCGGTCGCGGGCCGGATCCGTCGGCTGCTGTCGATGGCGGACCGCCGCGCGAAGGAGACGGGGATCCCGGACACCGAGTCCGCGGTCACCGCGGAACTGCTCGAAGACGCGTGACCGAGCGGCCCCGGTCCTGGTGAGCGGGGCAGATGCGCGCCCGTGCCGGCGGGCACATTAGGGTGGGGGCCGAACACTGGCACACAGAGTGATGGGCAAAGGAGCTAACTGTGACGGTCCGGGTAGGCATCAACGGCTTCGGTCGTATCGGACGTAACTTCTTCAGGGCGGTCGATGCGCAGAAGGCGCTCGGCACCACCGACATCGAGATCGTTGCGGTCAACGACCTCACCGACAATGCGACGCTGGCTCACCTGCTCAAGTACGACTCGATCCTGGGTCGTCTGCCGCACGACGTCTCCCTCGAGGGTGACGACACCATCGTCGTCGGTGACACCAAGATCAAGGCGCTGGCGCACCGCGGCCCGCTCAGCGAGCTGCCCTGGGGCGAGCTGGGCGTCGACGTCGTCGTCGAGTCCACCGGCATCTTCACGGACGCCGAGAAGGCCAAGGGTCACCTCGAGGCCGGCGCCAAGAAGGTCATCATCTCCGCGCCCGCCAAGGGCGAGGACATCACCATCGTCATGGGCGTCAACGACGACAAGTACGACGGCAGCCAGGACATCATCTCCAACGCGTCCTGCACCACCAACTGCCTCGGCCCGATCGCCAAGGTCCTCGACGACGAGTTCGGCATCGTCAAGGGTCTGATGACCACGATCCACGCGTACACGCAGGACCAGAACCTGCAGGACGGCCCGCACAGCGACCTGCGTCGCGCCCGCGCCGCCGCGCTGAACATCGTCCCGACCGGCACCGGTGCGGCCAAGGCCATCGGCCTGGTCCTCCCGCAGCTGCTGGGCAAGCTGGACGGCTACGCGCTGCGCGTGCCGATCCCGACCGGCTCGGTCACCGACCTCACCGTCAACCTCGCGAAGTCGGCCACCGCCGAGCAGGTCAACGCCGCGATGAAGGCTGCCGCCGAGGGCCCGCTGAAGGGCATCCTGAAGTACACCGAGGACCCGATCGTGTCGGCGGACATCGTCACCGACCCGCACTCCTCGATCTTCGACGCCGGCCTGACCAAGGTCATCGACGACCAGGTCAAGATCGTGTCGTGGTACGACAACGAGTGGGGCTACTCGAACCGTCTCGCGGACCTCATCGGCCTCGTCGCCAAGTCCCTCTGATCGGAGTTCGACGACCATCATGGCTGTCAAGACTCTGAAGGATCTGCTGGACGAGGGGGTCGAGGGCCGCACCGTGCTGGTGCGCTCCGACCTCAACGTTCCGCTGGACAACGGCACGATCACCGATCCGGGCCGCATCATCGCGTCCGCACCGACCATCTCGGCGCTGGCCGAGGCCGGGGCCAAGGTCATCGTGATGGCGCACCTCGGTCGTCCCAAGGGCGAGGTCGATCCGGCGCTGTCGCTGGCGCCGGTCGCCGCGAAGCTCGGTGAGGTGCTGGGCCGCAACGTCCAGCTCGCCGGTGACGTCGTCGGCCAGGATGCGCTCGCGCGTTCCGAGGGCCTGACGGACGGCGATGTGATGCTGCTGGAGAACATCCGCTTCGATCCGCGTGAGACCAGCAAGGACGACGCCGAACGTGAGGCTCTCGCGAAGGCACTCGTCGACCTGGTCGACGGTGACGGTGCGTTCGTCTCCGACGGCTTCGGTGTCGTGCACCGCAAGCAGGCGTCGGTCTACGACATCGCCGAGCTGCTCCCGCACTACGCGGGCAACCTGGTCGCGGCCGAGATGGACGTTCTCCGGGTGCTGTCCGAAGCTTCCGAGCGGCCGTACGCGGTCGTGCTCGGCGGCTCCAAGGTGTCGGACAAGCTCGCCGTGATCGAGGCGTTGGCCCCCAAGGTCGACACCCTCGTCATCGGTGGCGGCATGTACTACACCTTCCTTGCAGCACAGGGAATCTCGGTCGGCAACTCGCTGTGTCAGGAAGAGATGATCGACACCTGCAAGGAGCTGCTCGAGCGCTACGCGGACGTCATCCACATCCCGCAGGACGTGGTGATCGCCGACTCGTTCTCGGCGGACGCCGAGTCGAAGACGGTCTCCGTGCTGGAGATTCCGGACGGCTGGATGGGCCTGGACATCGGACCGCAGTCGGTGGAGCGCTTCGCAGCGATCCTCTCGGGTGCCAAGACGGTGTTCTGGAACGGCCCGATGGGCGTGTTCGAGTTCGAGAAGTTCTCGGCCGGCACCAAGGGTGTCGCCGAGGCGATCATCGAGGCCACCGGCAAGGGCGCGTTCAGCGTCGTCGGCGGCGGCGATTCCGCGGCGGCCGTGCGTCAGCTCGGTCTGCCGGAGGACGGCTTCTCGCACATCTCGACCGGCGGCGGCGCCTCCCTCGAATACCTCGAGGGCAAGACGCTTCCCGGCATCGCGGCGCTGGAGGACTGACGCATGGCACGTAAGCCTTTGATCGCCGGCAACTGGAAGATGAACCTCAATCACCTCGAGGCCATCGCTCTGGTGCAGAAGATCGCGTTCTCGTTGCCGTCGAAGTACTTCGAGAAGGTCGACGTGACGGTGATCCCGCCGTTCACCGACATCCGCAGCGTGCAGACCCTCGTCGAGGGCGACAAGCTCCTGCTCACCTACGGTGCGCAGGACGTGTCCGCCCACGATTCGGGTGCGTACACCGGCGAGATCAGCGGCTCGATGCTGGCCAAGCTGGGCTGCACGTTCGTCGTCGTCGGACACTCCGAGCGGCGCACGCTGCACGGCGAGTCCGACGAGACGGTGCTGGCCAAGACCAAGGCCGCGCTGAAGAACGGGCTCACCCCGATCGTCTGCATCGGTGAGGGCCTGAACATCCGCGAGGCCGGCGAGCACGTGGCGTACAACGTCGCGCAGCTGAAGGGGTCGCTCGCGGGTCTGTCGGCCGCCGAGATCGCCGAGATCGTCGTCGCCTACGAGCCCGTGTGGGCCATCGGCACCGGCAAGGTGGCCTCGGCCGCCGACGCGCAGGAAGTCTGCAAGGCGGTGCGTGACACGCTCGCCGAGCTGGCCTCGCCCGAGGTCGCACAGGCCGTGCGGGTCCTCTACGGCGGATCGGTCAACGCCAAGAACGTCGGCGAGCTCATCGCTCAGCCCGACGTCGACGGCGGCCTGGTCGGCGGAGCCTCGCTCAAGGCCGACGAGTTCGCGCAGCTGTCGGCGATCGCCGCCGGCGGTCCGCTGCTCTGATCCGGTAGCAATCGAACGAACGCCGGGCGTGCACCCTCGAAAGGGTGCACGCCCGGCGTTTTTCGTGGGTGTGGTCAGAGGACCAGCGCGAGCTTCAACTTCGCGAGGGTGAGGTCGGACAGGCCGAGCCCGTCGCGCAGGTAGTTGTCGATCGTGCCGTACTCGGTCTCGACTTCGTCGAACGAGGCCTGCAGGTAGCTGGCATCGACGCCGATCATGGGTGCGAAGATGTCGGCGCGTTCCTGCCCGTACCGGGTTGCCAGGCCCTGCAGCGTCGTTTCCATCGATGCCGCGGTGTACTCGTTGGTGAGGAGATAGTCCGCCATGACGGTGTCCCGAGGCACTCCGGCGATGGTTTGCAGGAGGGCGGCGGCCCAGCCGGTCC from Prescottella sp. R16 includes these protein-coding regions:
- the tpiA gene encoding triose-phosphate isomerase, yielding MARKPLIAGNWKMNLNHLEAIALVQKIAFSLPSKYFEKVDVTVIPPFTDIRSVQTLVEGDKLLLTYGAQDVSAHDSGAYTGEISGSMLAKLGCTFVVVGHSERRTLHGESDETVLAKTKAALKNGLTPIVCIGEGLNIREAGEHVAYNVAQLKGSLAGLSAAEIAEIVVAYEPVWAIGTGKVASAADAQEVCKAVRDTLAELASPEVAQAVRVLYGGSVNAKNVGELIAQPDVDGGLVGGASLKADEFAQLSAIAAGGPLL
- the pgk gene encoding phosphoglycerate kinase, with protein sequence MAVKTLKDLLDEGVEGRTVLVRSDLNVPLDNGTITDPGRIIASAPTISALAEAGAKVIVMAHLGRPKGEVDPALSLAPVAAKLGEVLGRNVQLAGDVVGQDALARSEGLTDGDVMLLENIRFDPRETSKDDAEREALAKALVDLVDGDGAFVSDGFGVVHRKQASVYDIAELLPHYAGNLVAAEMDVLRVLSEASERPYAVVLGGSKVSDKLAVIEALAPKVDTLVIGGGMYYTFLAAQGISVGNSLCQEEMIDTCKELLERYADVIHIPQDVVIADSFSADAESKTVSVLEIPDGWMGLDIGPQSVERFAAILSGAKTVFWNGPMGVFEFEKFSAGTKGVAEAIIEATGKGAFSVVGGGDSAAAVRQLGLPEDGFSHISTGGGASLEYLEGKTLPGIAALED
- the gap gene encoding type I glyceraldehyde-3-phosphate dehydrogenase gives rise to the protein MTVRVGINGFGRIGRNFFRAVDAQKALGTTDIEIVAVNDLTDNATLAHLLKYDSILGRLPHDVSLEGDDTIVVGDTKIKALAHRGPLSELPWGELGVDVVVESTGIFTDAEKAKGHLEAGAKKVIISAPAKGEDITIVMGVNDDKYDGSQDIISNASCTTNCLGPIAKVLDDEFGIVKGLMTTIHAYTQDQNLQDGPHSDLRRARAAALNIVPTGTGAAKAIGLVLPQLLGKLDGYALRVPIPTGSVTDLTVNLAKSATAEQVNAAMKAAAEGPLKGILKYTEDPIVSADIVTDPHSSIFDAGLTKVIDDQVKIVSWYDNEWGYSNRLADLIGLVAKSL